The sequence AAAAAAATACCACCGGTCCAAAATAAACCAATCCGTGTTCCCCCTTTTGCACCCGTCTCCTTAAATTGTATTTGGACCGGTTTAAAATAATTACACTATTTTAATGAACATTTTTTAGTGTTTTTAAAGTATTCTTAATATACCTATTAAAACAAGGATGATTCCCGGAAGAAATTTTGTGCTATTCTTAATCGAATCATAATTAAATACAAACCTCCCTATCTTAATTCCGGTAATAATGGCAAGGGGTGTAAACACACTTGTGAGCAATACAGTTAACCAGAGATTATATCCCGTAACCCCTGCTCCTAAACCTGCTCCGAGGGAATCAAGGGCTAGTGCTGTTCCAAGCAACCAGGCCTCTTTAAGGTTTATATCCCCTGAAATATCCATATCAGCTTTGACAGGCTCCTTCAGTATTTTTATTATCAAACCCAGTGATTTTATTTTTATATGCAGGAGGGGCTTAATACCATTCTTGTGGTCGGAAAAATGAACTTTATAAACGGAGCTAAGACCTACTGATATTAAGATTAATGCCCCTAAAGCCACGGCCAGTCTCGATGAAAGGTATGTTGACAGGATTATACCCGCTTTCATGGCAATCAAAAGAAAACTGATGGTAATAATAGAAATAACCGTAAGGGATAACGGCGGTATATTAATCTCTCTCATCCCATAGCTGACACCTGTCATAAAAGCGTCTACACTTATAGCTAGAGCCAGCAAAAATACTGTAAATATTTCCATTGAATATCCCCTTTCTGTATCCCAGCTACCAATTCAAATTAATTGTAATATTATACATCTTAATCACGAAATATATTTATGTTTTCGCTTGTAACCAATAAAAAATGTCAGAGCGCAACGCTTCTCCCTCTTAATATGCTTCTTCAAGGAAATCCTGACATGGGCTTACTATTATTATTTTATGAGTATTATTATAATTGGTGAAAAAAAAAGAACCCCATTCAAAGGGTTTTATCTATTTCCTACCCAATATAATGAGGATATCAGCATCTGCATCCATAAAATCTTTTTGCACTAACTCTGACCCGCCTACTAAAAGAGCGATCTTTTTTGCTTGTTCTATATTGCCATCTCTGTATATGATCACAGTATTTTCGTAATCAAATTTGTCGGCATTTCCTGTGCCTACCACATTAAAGCCTTCCTTTTTTAAATCTTGAGCAACCCTGTTTGCTAAACCTGCCTCACCGGTCCCATTTAAAACCTGAATCCTGATATCGGAATTTAATGAATCTATATCTCTCAAAAGGTCATCTACCATCTCTTTCATCCCTGATTTATCTATAATCCAGTAGCTTATACCGTTGATATATTCGTCTACTCCCGGTAATGTATCCATTTTAATATTATTATAGTCGATATGTCTTGCCATGTCAGCGTACTTCACTATTTCACCGGGCTCCATATTGGTTTCCACGTAATTTGGTAAAATTGCAGCAATGCGCGGTAATTTCAAGACCGTTCCCGGCTGCAGTACCTTTTTCGCCAAAGCAGACATAAACTTCTGCTGAGCTGCAATCCTTCCGATATCACCATTTGGGTAATGGCGGTATCTAACAAACTCCAGGGCTTTTTCTCCATTAAGAAGCTGAAGCCCTTTGTTTAAATGAATATGCAAATCCTGTGCATAGTCATCATAATGCATTGATCGCTCAACATATATTTCGACACCACCCAGAGCGTCAACAATCTGTTTAAATCCTTCATAATCTACTTTTACATAGTAATGGATAGGTATATCCAATAAATCCTTAACAGTCTTTATTGCTAATTCAGGCCCTCCGTACGCGTGAGCTGCATTTATTTTGTCAATGCCACGACCCTGAATATTCACCCTACTGTCTCTAGGTATAGAAAGTACATTTACCTTTTTATCATTAGTATCTATGCTGACTACAAACATTGTATCGGATCTTTTATGGTTTCTGCTTTCCTGAACCCCGATAACCCCTGCATCTAACCCTAAAACCAGCACGTTTATTCGTTCATGAGGTGATTTTATCGGATCCGTTTCT is a genomic window of Koleobacter methoxysyntrophicus containing:
- a CDS encoding LCP family protein → MKKPIFIILFVLFCFLLAIGSGFYAYLTSFKPDPEKEKEIEKETDPIKSPHERINVLVLGLDAGVIGVQESRNHKRSDTMFVVSIDTNDKKVNVLSIPRDSRVNIQGRGIDKINAAHAYGGPELAIKTVKDLLDIPIHYYVKVDYEGFKQIVDALGGVEIYVERSMHYDDYAQDLHIHLNKGLQLLNGEKALEFVRYRHYPNGDIGRIAAQQKFMSALAKKVLQPGTVLKLPRIAAILPNYVETNMEPGEIVKYADMARHIDYNNIKMDTLPGVDEYINGISYWIIDKSGMKEMVDDLLRDIDSLNSDIRIQVLNGTGEAGLANRVAQDLKKEGFNVVGTGNADKFDYENTVIIYRDGNIEQAKKIALLVGGSELVQKDFMDADADILIILGRK
- the ytaF gene encoding sporulation membrane protein YtaF, coding for MEIFTVFLLALAISVDAFMTGVSYGMREINIPPLSLTVISIITISFLLIAMKAGIILSTYLSSRLAVALGALILISVGLSSVYKVHFSDHKNGIKPLLHIKIKSLGLIIKILKEPVKADMDISGDINLKEAWLLGTALALDSLGAGLGAGVTGYNLWLTVLLTSVFTPLAIITGIKIGRFVFNYDSIKNSTKFLPGIILVLIGILRIL